The following are from one region of the Sardina pilchardus chromosome 3 unlocalized genomic scaffold, fSarPil1.1 SUPER_3_unloc_1, whole genome shotgun sequence genome:
- the LOC134073783 gene encoding retinol-binding protein 3-like has product MARAGRMMMAMPTLLLLLLALLLPGQTRASSGGSGGSFQRALVLDMARVLLENYCFPENLHGMQHAITQALRSGEITSITDRRTLAAVLSAGVQGALNDPRLAVTFEPGYVEPMATPALSLLPREQLARLVRGSTKLEVMEGNLGYLRLDRIVGRETAARLGAAGFGFLQENVWNRAARTRALILDLRHSVGGELSGVPQVVTFFSDAGTPATLIETVYERPSNSTRQLWTLPRIPGQRYGRRKDLVVLVSKRTSGAAEALAYALQNLKRAIVLGERTSGGSVRVDKIRLDDSSGFYITVPTARSTSPVTGQSWEVNGVTPSVPVRPKEAVSRAKALIVARATIPRAVRSVSELIRRFYASRDKVRALLERLETADFFAVVSEDELAAKLNYELQAVCEDPRLVVKTTDSAPGDPEEPTATTPGDDSSDLASALTLPDDVFTVEVRSGNTGYLRFDRFPDGAALSRLERQMVRKVWEPIRDTERLIIDLRANTGGPSGALSLLLSYLHERSPPVLFYTLYDSVQNSTTEFRTLATLGPVYGWHRDVYVLTGQHTAEAAEEFAYLLQSLRRATLIGEITSGNLLHSRSFRPEGTRSILVTVPVLNLVDTHTGECWLGGGVVPDAIVPADEAEETTAGDIVAFRGEMRTLVEGAGALLGDHYAFPEAAARVRTFLEAKRRDGSYRSVTDYESLASQLTSDLQETSGDHRLHVFYCDDVEPEAPPPPPPHELPKLPSSDDDDDDNAARVIDALFKMDVLPGNTGYLRSDSMPDAEALKAVGPQLLTQVWGVLVWTDALVIDLRYNTGGYSSSIPLLCSFLFGPEPSPRHLYSVYDRASSSTTEVTTLPQVGKGARYGEQKDVYVLTSHMTGSAAEAMARALQELRRAMVVGEATAGGSLSSGMYQIAGSILYVSVPNQAVLSAANGKPWSLSGVEPDVAAQGADALNVAKRLIARQRQKDARRGRG; this is encoded by the exons ATGGCGAGAGCGGGCAGGATGATGATGGCGATGccaacgctgctgctgctgctgctggcgctgCTACTGCCGGGCCAGACGCGGGCCTCGTCCGGCGGCTCCGGCGGTTCCTTCCAGCGCGCGCTGGTTCTAGACATGGCCCGGGTTCTGTTGGAGAACTACTGCTTCCCGGAGAACCTCCACGGCATGCAGCACGCCATCACGCAGGCGCTACGCAGCGGCGAGATCACGAGCATCACGGACCGCAGAACGCTGGCCGCAGTGCTGTCCGCCGGGGTGCAGGGCGCCCTCAACGACCCCCGGCTGGCCGTGACCTTTGAACCCGGCTACGTCGAACCTATGGCAACGCCGGCGCTGAGCTTGTTGCCGCGGGAACAGCTGGCGCGTCTGGTGCGCGGCTCCACGAagctggaggtgatggagggtAACCTAGGTTACCTGCGGCTGGACCGGATCGTGGGGCGGGAGACGGCGGCCCGGCTGGGCGCAGCAGGGTTCGGGTTCCTGCAGGAGAACGTGTGGAACCGCGCGGCTAGAACCCGGGCGCTGATCCTGGACCTGCGCCACAGCGTGGGAGGCGAGCTCTCGGGGGTTCCGCAGGTCGTGACCTTCTTCTCCGACGCCGGAACGCCGGCGACCCTCATCGAGACCGTCTACGAGCGGCCGAGCAACTCCACACGCCAGCTCTGGACGCTGCCGCGCATCCCGGGGCAACGCTACGGCCGCCGCAAGgacctggtggtgctg GTGAGCAAGCGTACGAGCGGAGCGGCCGAGGCTCTGGCCTACGCGCTGCAGAACCTGAAACGGGCCATCGTGCTCGGAGAACGCACCTCGGGGGGGTCCGTGAGGGTGGACAAGATCCGCCTCGACGACAGCTCCGGGTTCTACATCACCGTGCCGACCGCGCGCTCCACCAGCCCCGTGACGGGGCAGAGCTGGGAGGTCAACGGGGTCACGCCGTCCGTGCCCGTCAGGCCGAAGGAGGCGGTGTCCCGGGCCAAGGCCCTCATCGTCGCCAGGGCGACCATCCCGAGGGCGGTCCGGAGCGTGTCCGAGCTCATCCGCAG GTTCTACGCGTCCAGGGACAAGGTCCGAGCGCTGCTCGAGCGCCTGGAGACCGCCGACTTCTTCGCCGTCGTCTCCGAGGACGAGCTGGCGGCCAAGCTCAACTACGAGCTGCAGGCCGTGTGTGAGGACCCCCGGCTGGTGGTCAAG ACGACCGACTCCGCACCCGGCGACCCCGAGGAACCCACGGCAACGACGCCCGGCGACGACTCGTCGGACCTCGCTAGCGCGCTAACGCTACCGGACGACGTGTTCACGGTGGAGGTGCGGTCGGGGAACACGGGATACTTGCGCTTCGACCGGTTCCCGGACGGCGCCGCGCTCTCTCGATTGGAGCGGCAGATGGTGCGGAAGGTgtgggagccaatcagagacACCGAGCGCCTGATCATCGACCTGCGCGCCAACACGGGCGGCCCCTCGGGGGCGCtctcgctcctcctctcctacctGCACGAGCGCAGCCCACCTGTGCTGTTCTACACGCTCTACGACTCCGTCCAGAACAGCACCACGGAGTTCCGCACCCTCGCCACCCTG GGCCCGGTGTACGGCTGGCATCGCGACGTCTACGTCCTGACCGGTCAACACACGGCGGAGGCGGCCGAGGAGTTTGCGTACCTGCTGCAGTCTCTTCGCCGCGCCACGCTAATCGGCGAGATCACCTCGGGGAACCTGCTGCACTCGCGCTCCTTCCGACCCGAGGGCACGCGTAGCATCCTGGTCACCGTCCCCGTGCTGAACctcgtggacacacacacgggcgagTGCTGGCTGGGAGGCGGCGTGGTCCCGGACGCCATCGTGCCGGCCGACGAGGCCGAGGAGACGACGGCCGGCGACATCGTCGCGTTCCGCGGCGAGATGCGGACGCtggtggagggggcgggggcgTTGCTAGGCGACCACTACGCGTTCCCCGAGGCCGCGGCTCGGGTGCGGACGTTCCTGGAGGCCAAGCGGCGGGACGGCTCGTATCGCTCCGTGACGGACTACGAGTCCCTGGCCTCccagttgacctctgacctccagGAGACGTCAG gTGACCACCGGCTGCACGTGTTCTACTGCGACGACGTGGAGCCCgaggccccccctccccctcctccccacgaGCTGCCCAAGCTGCCGTCcagcgacgacgacgacgacgacaacgcCGCCCGCGTCATCGACGCGCTCTTCAAGATGGACGTGTTGCCCGGCAACACCGGCTACCTGCGCTCCGACTCCATGCCGGACGCCGAGGCTCTGAAGGCCGTCGGCCCGCAGCTGCTGACACAg GTGTGGGGGGTGCTGGTGTGGACGGATGCTCTGGTCATCGACCTGCGCTACAACACGGGCGGCTACTCCTCGTCCATCCCGCTGCTCTGCAGCTTCCTGTTCGGCCCCGAGCCGTCGCCACGGCACCTGTACTCCGTCTACGACCGCGCATCCTCGTCCACCACCGAGGTCACGACCCTGCCGCAGGTGGGGAAGGGCGCGCGCTACGGCGAGCAGAAGGACGTGTACGTGCTGACCAGTCACATGACGGGCTCGGCGGCGGAGGCGATGGCGCGCGCGCTGCAG GAGCTGCGGAGGGCGATGGTGGTCGGCGAGGCAACGGCGGGCGGCTCTCTGTCCAGCGGAATGTACCAGATCGCCGGCAGCATCCTGTACGTGTCCGTGCCCAATCAGGCCGTGCTGAGCGCGGCCAATGGGAAGCCCTGGAGCCTCTCGGGGGTGGAGCCTGACGTCGCCGCCCAGGGGGCCGACGCCCTCAACGTCGCCAAGAGACTCATCGCCAGGCAACGCCAGAAGGACGCCAGGAGAGGGCGCGgctaa